Sequence from the Actinomycetota bacterium genome:
GCTGGTCCCCTCCAGCCCGCTGATCCCCAACGACCCGACCCTGCTGCTGGCCAACGCCGGCATGAACCAGTTCAAGCCCTACTTCCTCGGCGAGGTCGAGCCCGACTTCCGCCGCGCCACCAGCGTGCAGAAGTGCACCCGCACCTCCGACATCGAGAACGTCGGCGACCGCAGCCACGCCACCTTCTTCGAGAT
This genomic interval carries:
- a CDS encoding alanine--tRNA ligase-related protein, with amino-acid sequence MNSTEIRRRFTDFFVERNHRLVPSSPLIPNDPTLLLANAGMNQFKPYFLGEVEPDFRRATSVQKCTRTSDIENVGDRSHATFFE